A section of the Xiphias gladius isolate SHS-SW01 ecotype Sanya breed wild chromosome 8, ASM1685928v1, whole genome shotgun sequence genome encodes:
- the LOC120792886 gene encoding dopamine D2-like receptor: MRAEPTPAWDSGNNTIWEEYIDIIFVVANSLILSITSVVGIAANIFVILAVYHQKSLQTSNNALVVNLAIIDILRCVIDCPILLTIVMAVHQKGHVDESVCDVQVASFSFSCCIQLLTLACISAERYQAIAEPFKTSQRRKRITVLIPLTWTLAILVAVICLIYVKDSPVHVRCKGSQRETSSSYDTFGLYMLPLWAACFGLIIGFYARIFILVRSHNRKIFDKGIFPLSKKHKTEDKQKKEETTVVENGKSEQNQTPSKTVGQVELVTQTEPNSTKKDSSTVLMTSTKAAQCVSSSENKKELRNTVEITDLETEQPSPPEMQVAVQTVDIPFKTEQSKPCRTRVEANPSNGSAAVSVQSPTTEPKKVSSNSETESQSKEKVKIDKAPSEIKETRSHASSSAQLEDPESTSVLLIEPKQTNNINGGKTLAVTTVEQVSSLPPVSSNSPETEAPKHYAEVEGAVCMMPSKASKERANKKKEGKLAKRAGYIIVTFLLFWLPLITTILVNFVIHKNKNTQIKIIQDVEILSVSVACITSLSDPIIYAAVNPQFRTELYRLKNKVKSTFSKK; encoded by the exons ATGAGAGCCGAGCCTACACCTGCATGGGACTCTGGGAACAATACCATTTGGGAGGAATACATTGACATCATCTTTGTAGTGGCAAACAGCTTGATTCTGTCGATAACTTCTGTTGTGGGAATTGCGGCAAATATTTTTGTGATCCTGGCAGTTTATCACCAAAAATCACTGCAAACTTCAAATAATGCACTAGTGGTGAATCTTGCAATTATAGACATTCTGCGATGTGTAATTGACTGCCCCATTCTCTTAACTATTGTTATGGCTGTGCATCAAAAAGGACATGTGGACGAGTCGGTATGTGATGTACAAGtggcctctttctctttcagctgctgcatcCAGCTGTTAACACTGGCATGCATAAGCGCAGAGCGATACCAGGCCATTGCAGAACCCTTCAAAACTAGTCAACGAAGAAAGCGGATTACAGTGCTGATTCCTCTCACATGGACCTTGGCTATTCTGGTGGCTGTTATTTGTCTCATATATGTGAAGGACTCACCCGTGCATGTGAGATGTAAAGgatcacagagagagacatcaTCCTCCTATGACACCTTTGGACTTTACATGCTCCCGCTGTGGGCAGCTTGCTTTGGTTTAATCATTGGATTCTACGCTCGCATATTTATCCTAGTGAGATCGCACAATCgcaaaatatttgacaaaggTATTTTTCCACTctctaaaaaacacaaaacagaagataaacagaagaaagaagaaaccaCAGTTGTGGAAAATGGAAAGTCTGAGCAAAACCAAACCCCAAGCAAAACTGTTGGTCAGGTGGAGCTGGTGACACAAACTGAGCCAAATTCAACAAAGAAAGATTCTTCAACAGTTCTAATGACTTCAACAAAAGCTGCACAATGTGTCTCCAGTTCAGAGAATAAGAAAGAATTAAGAAATACAGTGGAGATAACTGACTTGGAAACGGAACAACCTAGCCCTCCTGAAATGCAGGTTGCAGTGCAAACTGTCGACATTCCTTTTAAAACAGAGCAGTCAAAACCCTGTCGCACAAGAGTTGAAGCAAACCCATCAAATGGAAGCGCTGCTGTCAGTGTTCAGAGCCCAACAACAGAGCCAAAGAAGGTGTCAAGCAATTCCGAAACAGAAAGCCAGTcgaaagagaaagtgaaaattgACAAAGCACcctctgaaattaaagaaacCAGATCTCatgcttcttcttctgcacAGTTAGAAGATCCTGAATCTACTTCTGTTTTATTGATTGAACCGAAACAAACTAACAACATCAATGGAGGAAAAACACTGGCTGTTACCACAGTAGAACAAGTGTCTTCATTACCTCCAGTCTCAAGCAATTCTCCTGAAACAGAAGCTCCGAAACATTATGCCGAGGTAGAAGGTGCTGTTTGCATGATGCCTTCAAAAGCAAGTAAAGAGAGAGCGAACAAAAAGAAGGAGGGTAAATTGGCTAAGCGTGCTGGCTACATAATTGTAACATTCCTCTTATTCTGGCTACCATTGATCACAACTATCCTGGTGAATTTTGTGattcacaaaaacaagaatACACAG ataaagatCATTCAGGACGTGGAGATCCTGTCAGTGTCTGTTGCCTGCATCACCTCACTGAGCGACCCAATAATATATGCTGCAGTGAACCCTCAGTTTCGGACAGAGTTATACAGGCTGAAAAATAAGGTTAAATCCACTTTCAGTAAGAAATGA